The genomic stretch ATTAAGTCTTCTTATCATTGTTTTTCTCCCCCCACATAGTAAAAACAAACAAAAAATATTTTCATCATTTTACAGTAAAACGAACATAATGAAAAGGGAAAAATTAGTATTTTCTAAACTTTTAAAAAATAAAATCTTGCATATCATCTGAATGATTACTAGCCTATTAATTATTTTCCTTCACTACTTCTGGATAATATTGAAAAATAAGATCTTCTTTCGATAAATCCGTTGGCACTCTTATAAAGCGCGAATACAACTCAGTTCCCGTTTGAAGTTTTTTATCAAATAGTTCAAAGCAGTCTAGGATTTCAATGAATTTCCATTCTACTGTTTCACCAAATTGATTCAAGTATTCAGTTTCATTTTTTAAAGCTTCTTTTTCACCATTTAAATAGGCTTGTTCCACTGCAGGAGCTTTTATTAGAAGGATGGTTTCCTCAAATGTATTAAGATTATCGATTTCATAATTTATTTTTTCTGATGTAGGATTTCCAGATATTTTACATTCATATAATACTTTTACTGCAAACCATTCCCATTGTTGTGTCATTTTTTTTCGTAATCTTTTATTCATTTTCTCTCTCCTAATTAATTACGATTTATCTATTGTATTATCTTGTTTTATTCAAAAAAAAGACAACATATAGCTGCCTTTATAATCTATTAAAATTAAAATTTCACATTATATTCATCGATGAGAAGGCCACGATCCTTGCATTTTTCTAAGTTGAATAATTTGACCTGTATGATAGGCTTCATGAAGAAGTATATCCATTAGCTTCGTTTCGAAGGAATCTCTATTTAGTTCTTCTTCCGTAATATTATTTAATCGTTGTCTTAAACTTAATTGGGCATTTTCCAAACGTTCAAATACTTTTTCCCATTCGTTTTTATGATTAGACTGTTCAGTAAAGTTAAAGGTTTCATCACCATCTAGTTTTTTTGTCCATTCTCTACCTTCTAAGTTTGCTACTAACCTCTCTTTATAATAAAGCAGATGATTAACGTTTTCCCAGATTGATTTCGTTGCCTCTCCAGTAGGTTTCCAGTTAGCTTGTTCAGCACTAATTCCTTCGATTGAATCTTTTAATGGCGCAAACCAGCTTTCCTGATCATACGTTTTGTCTAAAACATTTAAAATTAAATCTTTTCGATTCAAAATCTACTCCTCCTTAAACTCGATTAATTTAAGAAAATTACTTCTGTAGAGTCGCGGTAACCACTGTTAATTTATTCAACATAGAGTAGCCTTTTCCTTTTATTATATCGAACTTATAAAGACATTTGTATTTTGTATCAACTCTTTCTTTAAATATAAAAAAGAGCCAAAACGATGACTCTTTTCATAACTATTCAAAACATTAGTTTTTATATAGATCTATAAATTGAAGAATGAATAAAACTAAAAAAATAGCAGACACCAACCCAATTTTTTGAATCTTGGTTCTTTTTCGAAACCATTTCCATCTATTATTCTCTTCGTTAACATTTCCAAATTGAAAATACATCAAATAATCAATTGTACTCATTATTAAAGCTCCTAAAATAATCCATAAAATATGTGACATTTAATTTCTCCCTTAGTATAAATAGTTTCTAACTTTTAATTAATTATACTTCAACGATTATTAGTTGTAATTTGGGGGAATTTCATGGTTTTTCAAATAAAACTCTTCTACAAACGTAAAAAAGACGATAAATTATCACTTTATCGTCAGAACAAGATCATTTAATAGTTGAAGAATAAACCTCATATCCTCTTCCAATATCCTTTACACTATGAGAATCTGAACCATACATAAATTGGATATTTAATGAATTTGCAATTTCAACTACGTGATTTGGTGGATAAGTTTCACCACAATATTCTTTAAATAGTCCCGCGGTATTATAGTCTAAAATATAATTTTTTTCTTTTACTAGCTTTAATACTTCAATTTGTTTATTTATTATTTTTTCGGTATCTTCACACTTTAAAAATTGCATAAACTTATTACATAAAGTCATATGTCCGATTCGTGTTGGTTTAAGTGGACCTAGATCATCTAAAATCGATTGTTTCACATTATCGTAGTAAGCAAGTTGAAACGCTTCTACACTACCATAGTAATTTACTAGGCCGCTCAGTGTATCTTCAGCTTTATAATCTATACATTGCCATCCATCTTTCCCTTCCAAATAATGAATAGATAATAGACCCGTATCACAATATTTACCGTATTCTTTTAAAAATTGTTTAAACCATACCGATTCGCTAGGTAAATAATCGTATTCAAAGCCGATTTTGATTCGAATTCGATCTTTGTATTGATCTCTTACTTTAGTCATTTCTTTTATATAATCGTCTACATCATTTTCAGACATTGAAAGTGATGCAACTGCTTCATCTGGCTTTAAAACATTTTGAAATGATGACGGTATTGGAGTATGCTCAGTGATATGGTATTCATCGAAACCAAGTTCAATAGCTTTCTCAATCATTAATTGTACATCGTCTCCACTTCCGTGTGGACAATATTGTGTATGAGTGTGTCCATCAATCTTCAAGATTTTACTTTCTCCTTTCTGTTGATTAAACTATTGTTTATTTCTTCAAGTTTTATTCCCTTTTCTACCATTAAGACCATTGTGTGATAGACAAGATCACTAATTTCATAAATTAATTCCTCTGTTCCTTCATTTTTAGCTCCGATGATCACTTCACTTGTTTCTTCACCTATTTTTTTCAATATCTTATCAATTCCTTGATTAAATAAATATGTAGTATAAGATCCTTCAATTGGATTCTTTTTTCGATCAAGAATTGTTTCATAAAGATTTGGTAAATAGGATGGAACTTCGTTTTGAGTATCATTTTCTTTATTTAACACTAATTTTTCTGAAAAACAACTATAGCTTCCTGTATGACATGCAACACCTACTTGCTCAACTTGCAGTAAAATTGAATCTTGGTCGCAGTCATACGATACTGATTTTACATATTGTAAATTCCCTGATGTTTCACCTTTTTTCCATATTTCTTGGCGACTCCTACTATAAAAGGTTGCAAATCCTGTTTCAATTGTGAGATTAATTGATTCATAATTCATATACGCTAGCATTAATACTTCATTTGTATCTACATCTTGAACGATTGCTGGTACTAAACCTTGTTCATTAAATCGAATCTTTTCTAAATCAAACATGTTTGCTCCTCCTATAGTCGAACTGGAATATTTTTTTCATTTAAATAGTTTTTTAGGTCTTTAATCTCGATTTCGCCAAAATGGAATACTGAGGCAGCTAATACACCATCCACATTTGCGTATTCAATCGCGTCGTAAAAATGTTCTAATTTACCAGCTCCTCCAGATGCAATGACAGGAACATTCACTGCATTCGTAACTTTTTGGAGTAATCCAATATCAAATCCTCTTTTCATACCATCTTCGTTAATACTATTTAGAACAATTTCACCCGCTCCGAGTTCTACACCCGTCTTAGCCCATTCAATTGCGTCCCACTCTGTTTCTTTGCGCCCACCATTTATAAACACTTTATATTGACCATCACTATTTAACTTTGCATCAATTGAAAGGACAACACACTGTGATCCAAAGCGAGCAGATGCTTCATTGATTAAATTCGGATTTAAGATTGCAGCAGAATTAACGGATACTTTATCTGCACCATTTCTTAAAAGTTTAGTAAAATCATCTATTGAGCGTACCCCCCCACCAACGCTGAAAGGAATACGTAATTCTTTTGCTACCTCTGAAACAAATTGCAATGATATATCTCTTTCTTCATTTGAAGCTGTAATATCATAAAATACTAATTCATCAGCACCATTATCACTATAATATTTTCCAAGTTTAGTAGGTGAATCAACATCTTGAATGCTTGAAAATTGTTTTCCTTTTACGACACGTCCATTTCGAACATCTAAGCACGGTATAATTCTTCTTGCAAGCATTTAAGTGCCTCCTCTACAGTAAATTTTCCTTCATACAATGCTTTACCAGAGATCGCACCATAAATATTTAATTGACTGAGTGTTTCAAGATCATTTAACGTACTTACTCCACCTGAAGCAATAATATTTAAATTCGTTTCTTCAGCTAATCTTTTATATGCTTCAATATTTGGTCCACTTAGCATGCCATCCTTTGATATATCAGTGTATACGACTGTTTTCACACCTAGTAGTTCTAACTGCTTACAAAATTCAAAGCTGTCTTGATTAGTTGACTCCTCCCAACCATTTATAGCAACATAACTGTTTTTTGCGTCTACGCCTACAATGATTCGATTTCCGTATGTAGAGATAGCTTGTTCTAATAGCTGTCTATCTTTAATCGCAGCTGTTCCTAAAATTACACGTTCAACTCCTAGTTCTAACCAGAACGAAATTGATTCAAGCGATCTGATTCCTCCACCAATCTGAATTTTCAACTTCGTATTTTGAACAATTCCTTTAATAATTGAAGCATTTTTTCGTTCACCAGTTCTTGCACCATCTAAATCAACTATATGTAATACTTTTGCGCCAGATTTATCAAAATCTAACGCAACCTCTAGTGGTGAATTTTGATAGATTACTTTCTTATTAAAATCTCCTTGCTCGAGGCGAACACAATTACCATCCTTTAAATCAATTGCTGGATATAGAATCATATAAACACAACTCCTTAAATGCTTTTAATAGATTAAGACCTGTTTCTGCGCTTTTTTCAGGATGAAATTGCATACCGTAAATATTACCGGATTTAATGACTGCTGGGATTTTGACCCCATATTCAGAGTAAGCTAGCAGTTCATTATTTGAAGAACTAACATAAAATGAGTGTACAAAATAGACATACTCACCTTCATTTACATACTTAACTAATGATTCCTCTTTCGTAAAATTTAATTTATTCCATCCCATATGTGGAACTTTTACAATATCCGGTATCTGTTTGACCTGACCTTGAATTAAGCCAAGACCATTCGTTCCTAAGTTTTCTTCACTAAATTCATATAGTAATTGCATTCCTAAGCAAATCCCTAAAATCGGCGTGCCACTTTTTGCTTTAGACTTTATAATCTCTATTAGACTAAGACTTTCTAATTCATTCATCGCCGCTTCATATGCGCCAACGCCTGGTAGAATAATAGATGAAGCTTGCTTTATCACTTCAATTTCATTACTGATCAATACTGGAAAACCAATTTCTTCACACGCTCTTTTTAAAGAGTCCAAATTACCTACACCATAATCAATAATAATATTCACTTATAACATTCCTTTCGTGGAAGGTAACTTAGACGAGGTCACTTCTACCGCTTGTTTAACTGCTCTACCGAACGCTTTAAATAAAGCTTCAATTTTGTGATGATCATTTTCCCCGTATAAAACTTCCATATGGCAATTCATTTTAGCTTCAGAGCTAAGTGCCTTAAAAAATTCTTTGAAGTTTTGTGTATCAATCATTCCAATTCGCTCTCTTACTGTTCGATCATTATAAACAAGATATGGTCTATTACTAAAATCAACTACTACTCTTGCTAATGTCTCATCCATTGGAATATAGCAAGAGCCGTAACGATTAATGCCAATTTTTTCTCCTAATGCATCTACCAATGCTTTACCTAATGCAATTCCAACATCTTCTGTCGTGTGATGGTCATCAACTTCCAGATCACCTTCACAAAATACTTCTAAATCGATCCCACTATGGAATGAAAATAAAGTTAACATATGGTCTAAAAATCCAATTCCAGTCTGAATATTACTTTCCCCATCACCATCTAAATTTAATGATAAACTAATTTTTGTTTCTTTTGTTTGTCTTGAAATTACTGCAGTTCTCACTCTGAATCCTCCTCAAATCGAATACTTATTGCTTTTCCATGTCCAAATAGTCCTTCTTCTTCTGCAATAACTTCAATGTGCTTTCTTGCTTCCTTTAAAGCTTTCTTATTGTAATAAACAACCGACGTTTTCTTTTGAAAATCATTCACATTTAAAGGTGATGTAAATCTTGCAGTTCCACTTGTTGGTAAAGTATGATTCGTACCAGCAAAATAATCGCCAACTGGCTCAGGCGTGTAGTCACCTAAAAAAATAGCACCAGCGTTTTTAATTTGATGAACGATTGATTCCGGGTTTTTGATCATGATTTCAAGATGTTCAGGCGCTAGCTTATTAACCAGCTCAATTCCTTCTTCAATTGTTTTAACAACTAGTATTGCTCCATACTGTTCGAATGAACTTTTAATAATTTCTTTTCTTGGTTGTTCTTCTAATAAATTTGGTATTTGTTGCTGAATTTTTAGAGCAAACTCTTCTGAATTTGTAATAACAATACTAGATGCCATTTCATCATGCTCTGCTTGCGCCATTAAATCGGCAGCAATAAATCTTGGATTAGCTGTTTCATCTGCTAATATAACAACTTCTGTTGGACCTGCAACCATATCAATTCCAACTATTCCTGAAACACTTTTCTTAGCAAGTGCAACATAAAGATTTCCTGGACCAACTATTTTGTCTACCTTTTCAATTGTTTCCGTTCCATATGCTAGTGCACCAATTGCTTGTGCTCCACCAACTTTATAGACTTTTGAAACGCCAGCTAATTTCGCAGCTACTAGAATTGAGGGCTTGATTTTCCCTTCTTTATTCGGAGGTGTTACAATGACAATCTCTTTTACCCCTGCTATTTTTGCGGGAATTACATTCATTAAAACAGTAGATGGATATGCCGCTTTACCTGCTGGTATATACACACCAACTCTTTCAATTGGATGAATTAATTGTTGTACATAAGAATTTTTATCGTTTATTTTATAGCCATCTTGAAGTTGTTTTTCATGGTATCTTTCTATGTTCTTCTTAGCTTCAGCTAATGCAGTAACTAGTTTTTCATCAGTTTGTTCTAACGCTTCATTAAATTCTACTTCACTTACTTCAAAGTCTTTTAGTTTGACTTCGTCGTAAATTAAAGAATATTGACGTACAGCTTCATCACCATTTTCTTTCACATTTAATAAAATTTTTTCTACGCTTTTTGTGATCTCAACAGTAGGTAAATTAGTTCGGTTTATAATACTTTCAAGTTTATCGCTTTTTTGATTAATCGATAATATTTCCAGCATATACAATCTTTCCCTTCTTAATTTTTTCGAGAAACTCGGTAATTCGTAAGTGGTTAAATCTGTAACTTACACGATTTGAAATGACTCTAGCACTAATCGGAATCATTTCTTCTAAGATCACTAATCCATTCGCTTTTAAAGTACTCCCTGTTTCAACTAAATCAACTATGATATCTGACATTCCTACAATGGGTGCTAATTCAACTGACCCATTTAAGTAAATTAATTCTATATTTTGCCTCAACTGAAAATATTTTGAAGTAATATTTGGATACTTTGTTGCGATCCTTAAAGTTTCTTCACCTCGATCGAGTAGTGTTCCTGGAAAACCAGCTGCTGCAAAGACGCATTTTCCAAGTTCTAAATCCATTAGTTCATATACATCCTTCTCTTGTTCTAGCAAAATATCCTTTCCAACAAAACCAAGATCACAAACTCCTCGTTCAACATAAGTAGCAACATCTACTGGTTTAACTACCAAATATTTAATTTTATGTAATTCGTCTACAAATATTAGCTTTCTAGTTTTAGAATCAATTACTTTTTGAAACCCTGCTTGATTTAATATATTAATAACCTCATCTTCAAGTCTTCCTTTTGCAACTGCAACAGTTAGCCAACTCATTGTTCATCCCTCATTTGACATGTTATCCAAGCATTTGTATCAATCGAAAAGCCGATTGCATCAATATTGTTTTCCGAATCTTCAGACACCAGAAGATAGCGCCCACCACTTAAAACCTCTTTATTTAACTGATCATAATAACCTTTAAAGACGATGCCGTCATAATAATCAAATTCATTTACGATTGATAAATCAATCAGTATATTTGGGCTAATTTCTTGAAACTTGATTAACTTTTCAACAGCAATTTCCATTTCTTCGTTTAAGATTAAGCTTCTCAGTACTGAATGAAGTTTTTCTCCCTTACCTTGCAAACTAAATAATTGTTTAAAAACATTTCTAGCTTGAGGAGGAAGATGGATTGACTGAATAAATCGTTCTAACTCATCTATGTTTTTTAAATAAATTAGCTTTTTCAATTTTGTTTTTTGAGATTTTGTAAAGTTACATTCTTTAAATAATCCTTCTATAAAACCTGTATGGCCAATTTCTAAAATAAATGGAACATTACTTAGTAAATCAATTGCCATAATAACTACTTCAATTTCTGACGCTTCTGTAATTTGACCTAAATTTTCAATACCGAACTGCTTAATTTCATCAATTTCTACACCATTATTTCGATAAATTGTTGATTGATAAAATACTTTGCACTTCTCATCTTTTTGTGCAATCGGATAAATTTCTTTCATCAATGTACTTGTTATATCAGGCCTTAACAATAAAATTTGTTGCAGGCGTGTTAAAACGACGACTAAGTCTTCTTTTGCTAATCTTGGGTTTCGACTAGAAAATGAATCATACTCTTCAAATAGCTGTGGATGAAACGGGATATATCCCCGCTCTAGTGCATAATCTTCCATTTTTCTTTTATATCGATAATTAATTAAGGACTGCTTTAATTTCTGATCCAATCGAAATAACTCCCTTCTAGAAAAATAAAAAGGCCATACAGGTTAATGCCTGTATGGCCTTCTGGCACGACACAAGCACCTTCTTCGATACACGAATAGGGCTTGCATCTATGGTCAATTTTTGTCCATAGATTCAAACCCTGGGTGGATGATGATGTTGTAGCCCATTATTCGTGCGTGCAAAAAACATGTTCATGTCTCCTTTTTAAGTTTTATTTTTATTCATCTTAATGAATTTGGTATAAGTTGTCAATCCCTTTTGAATAATAAAAATTTTGGAAGGGTTTACATTACGAAATTTTAATTTTTAAATCTATTATACTAAAATGTATTTTCCCATACATTTTTCCTTATAATGAATGATCTTTTGATTATATCATTGAACTTTAAAATAAATTCGATTATTATCTAATTAGATAAATGTTTAATTAGCTTATTTTATATAGTGTCCACTTGACTCTATTATTTTTTTTACCTACCAAATTAGATATATATCAAATTAGATGAAAATATAAGTAAACATAACAAAGGGGATATATAAAAATGAAGACTTCATTTATTAAACAAGAAGAACAATATTTTAAATTATTTCTAGCCGGAATTGTGAATGGGATTGGTGACCGTTTTAGTTCTGTTGCTGTGCTAGCAATGCTTTTACATATATCAGGTTCAGGCCTTGCTGTAGGTATGACATTAGCAATTCGTTTGATACCTTTTTTATTGTTTGGACCAATAGGTGGAAGACTCGCTGATCAATTTTCTAGGAAAACAATTTTAATAACTACTGACCTGATAAGAATCTTATTTGCCCTCTCCTTCTTATTAGTTCACGATAAAAATGATATTTGGATTGTTTATTTTAGTTCATTTGTACTTGCAGCTGGAGAAGCAATCTATGCACCGAATAGAAAATCTGCTATTCCTCAACTAGTTAACAATGAAAATCTTGTAAAAGTGAATAGCTTAGAGCAAGTAATGATTGGAATTGTCTTAGTAATTGGTGCACTTTCAGGAGGAATAGTCTCTTCTATTTTTGGTCCGAGCGTGACATTTTGGATTAATGCCGCCTCATTTTTAGGGGCTGCTATTATCAATTTTACAACTAAATTTCCTGATCAAAATGTGAATAAAAAATTGGAGTTTCATAAAAAAGAAAACGTCCTCTCCGCTTTTAAAAAGATTATTTTCATTTCTATGCCGCTTCAAATACTAATTCTATGTGAGATTTTAATTGCATCTATTAATGGAATTGATAATGTATTAATTAGCGTTTATGCAATTTCAGAGTATCGACTAGGAGATTTTGGAGTTGGTCTCTTTTATAGTGCTTTAGGGATTGGGCTAATATTAAGTTTTTCGGTTGCAAACCGTCTACGAAATCATTTACTTATTTCAGGTTTCGCGTGTCTATTGCTTGAAGGAATTTTTCAACTGTTATTAAGTCGAACACATTTTGTGGTTTTTGCACTTCTCATGTTTTGCGGAGCTGCATTTATGTCAGGTATTTGTAATGTTTGTTTTGATACGCTTCTCATGAATGAAATAGAACTCCAACACCAGGGTACAATATTTGGTCTATTAGCAACCATCACAAGCTCTGTTTTAGGTATCTCTATGTTCATTTCTGGCTTAGCCCTCCAATATTTTTCCCCTCGATCGTTAGGATTGATTGGTGGAATCGCGTATATACTTATTGCTATTTCCCTTATAAGTACAATTACAGTGAAAGGATATCGGAAAAAGGGTACTATTTAATTTATTTCATTGTTCACTATTTTTATTAAAATTGACTAAAAAAACGGTCATTTAGAATAAACAAACCACCCATTTAAACGGGTGGTTTGCACTTTTGAAAGCAGTGGCTATATTACCTCATCCTTATACTTTTCTAATGATTTCTTTTTAAGATCATCCCAAACAGGAGTTGAAATATTCGCTTCTTTTTGTAACTCATCAAATGTTCTATATACGGCTTCAATCTCACTAAAAGATCCCTCAATTAATTTATTCACTGGAAGTTTATGAAAAATTTTCATGCCGTAGTATCCAATCTTTCGATAATTTCGCACGATTTTCAATTGGAATACTGGGTCAATTTTGTAGCCTAATTTTTCTAAAATCATAAAACCCTCATCCATTGCAGAAATCATCTGCGTTAGTGCTTCCTTATTCTTAGAGATTTTTTTAAAGTCAAAGTTATTCAAGTAGTGAATTGAGTTCATCGCAACAATTGCAATGGCATGACTTTTAAGCCAGCCATCAATGTGATCATTATAAATAAGTTTATACTTTGATTGCTTAAAAGCATTTTCCAAAGTAGATTTAAATGATATGTCACCATCAAGGCTTCCAATAACCATTTGTCCTCCTCCGCGAACCGAAATAATGCGACCACTTTCTTCCCTTTTCCCTCCACTCAGTTGGAACCCAAACGCAATATTCTTTTTAATTTCGCTATTTTCCACTAAGAAGTTTTGCATATTAGCTGAATCAGCATTATTTCCGACAATTACAATATTATTACTATTATTTTGTGCTAGTATCGGTAAAACTGAAGTGAATTGATTGTATTTCATAACAACAAATATAAGGTCATAATAATCTTCTTGTTCAAGTCTATTAATAACATTAACTTGGTCAACAGTATTTTTTCGTTGGAAATGATGACGAATAACAATTCCATCTTTTTTCAGTTGCTCATACCTTCTACCTCTAGCTAATACAGTAACATCATTCCCTGCGCGTACTAATGCGTGTGCAAGATAGCTTCCCAATACGCCAGCGCCATATATTAGTATTTTCATCTTCATACTCCTATTCTATCGAATCTATCGTTAATATTTTTTGAATTGTTAATGGACAATCGTTCGTTATTCAACATATGTCTATTATCTAAAATTTTAACAACTGTCTATAGCCGTATCAATGGATAATAAATTCGCTTTTGTTTAATAATGAACAAATTAAAATGATTTGTTTAACAAATGTTTAATAAAAAGCATTTGTTTCTTTTTAGACGTTTGTTCATTATAATTAATCGACTAAACCAATTCCTAAATGAAGCGATATTTGAGGGAGAATTTTTATGGATAAAAGAATTAGAAAATCTAAAAAAGCGATAGAAGATGCACTAATTAGTTTAATGGCAGAGGAGGATTTTGAGAGTATTACAATAAACTCTATTGCTGAAAAAGCAGACGTTAATAGAGGGACCATTTATTTACATTACAAAGATAAATACGATTTATTAGAGCAATGTATTGAGAGAGAAATAAATGAATTATTAATTTCTTGTTTACCAGAAGGTTCCGGCGTTTATCCATCTAAAAACCCTTTACTAAGGACATTTAAATACTTAGAGAAAAATTCTTTCTTTTACCACACATTGTTAACAAATAATGGCGTTCCGACTTTTAGAAATAAGTTATTAAACGTGATGAAAGATGGAATGAGAGAACAATTAAATTTAAATGAATTAAATCAAAATATGAATAAAGAATTTTTAATTCAGTTTTGGTCATCTGCAGCAATTGGCGTCATAGAGTGGTGGATCATTCAGTCAATGCCCTTTAGCGCAGAAGAAATCACTGAACAGTTATGGATTTTACTCGAGCGAAATCAAATTTTACCGACTATTGAATAATGCTACTGTTTACATACTGATGTCTTAATAAAATTCTTAGGCATCAGTATTTTTTTAAACGTTGGCTCTTTAAAATTTAAATGTTTATTTTCGAACAAAAAAAAGAATATCTAATTTGATATCCTTTAGGAAATCATAAACATCTAAAGCATGCGTTTAGATGTAGAATATACTAAAAATTTGTCCCTTAGCTTTATCTTAATTTATCATTTATTATTCCAATACAGGAACTCACTTAAATGAACGATGACCGTGTCGTTCAATAATTGCATAATACATGCTTTTTGTTATCTCAAAACCACAACATTGGCAAACTTCATGCATAGATTCAATCTTCTTCATTTTATTTCGACAATTCACACAAAAGAAAAAACCCTCTATACTATTTTCAGATGTTAAAATTTGGGACTTTACCTTTGTAGACTTATCTATTTTTTCATTAAAAGCTTCTTCAATATGCTTTGAAAAATAAGTGTCTCCATTTTTACAATATAAATTTCCGTTTTTAACAATCAAATCTTCTTTACAATAAGGGCAATACATTATTACCTCCTTGGGGGAATTTCTACTATTTCACCTAAAATATACTATTCTTATGTAATTAAACTCCATTTAGTTTCACAAGAAAATCAACAATCTGCTTTAACAGAGCTAATAAATAAGAAATTATATATTTCTATAATCATCAATCTTCAGATTCATAATCTTTCAGTTCAATCTCATTGGCAGCTTTAGTAATCATTTTCGTAATCATCTTAAACATTATGTTCATAACTATGGGAAACCGTAACATTAAATTACGTAACAATATTTTGAAGTTTGACTTTTCAATCATACCTCCAGCAGTTAAAAGTCCTATTTTTTGATTTTTCTCA from Arthrobacter citreus encodes the following:
- a CDS encoding ATP phosphoribosyltransferase, producing the protein MSWLTVAVAKGRLEDEVINILNQAGFQKVIDSKTRKLIFVDELHKIKYLVVKPVDVATYVERGVCDLGFVGKDILLEQEKDVYELMDLELGKCVFAAAGFPGTLLDRGEETLRIATKYPNITSKYFQLRQNIELIYLNGSVELAPIVGMSDIIVDLVETGSTLKANGLVILEEMIPISARVISNRVSYRFNHLRITEFLEKIKKGKIVYAGNIID
- a CDS encoding MFS transporter, with the protein product MKTSFIKQEEQYFKLFLAGIVNGIGDRFSSVAVLAMLLHISGSGLAVGMTLAIRLIPFLLFGPIGGRLADQFSRKTILITTDLIRILFALSFLLVHDKNDIWIVYFSSFVLAAGEAIYAPNRKSAIPQLVNNENLVKVNSLEQVMIGIVLVIGALSGGIVSSIFGPSVTFWINAASFLGAAIINFTTKFPDQNVNKKLEFHKKENVLSAFKKIIFISMPLQILILCEILIASINGIDNVLISVYAISEYRLGDFGVGLFYSALGIGLILSFSVANRLRNHLLISGFACLLLEGIFQLLLSRTHFVVFALLMFCGAAFMSGICNVCFDTLLMNEIELQHQGTIFGLLATITSSVLGISMFISGLALQYFSPRSLGLIGGIAYILIAISLISTITVKGYRKKGTI
- a CDS encoding ketopantoate reductase family protein; amino-acid sequence: MKILIYGAGVLGSYLAHALVRAGNDVTVLARGRRYEQLKKDGIVIRHHFQRKNTVDQVNVINRLEQEDYYDLIFVVMKYNQFTSVLPILAQNNSNNIVIVGNNADSANMQNFLVENSEIKKNIAFGFQLSGGKREESGRIISVRGGGQMVIGSLDGDISFKSTLENAFKQSKYKLIYNDHIDGWLKSHAIAIVAMNSIHYLNNFDFKKISKNKEALTQMISAMDEGFMILEKLGYKIDPVFQLKIVRNYRKIGYYGMKIFHKLPVNKLIEGSFSEIEAVYRTFDELQKEANISTPVWDDLKKKSLEKYKDEVI
- a CDS encoding TetR/AcrR family transcriptional regulator, coding for MDKRIRKSKKAIEDALISLMAEEDFESITINSIAEKADVNRGTIYLHYKDKYDLLEQCIEREINELLISCLPEGSGVYPSKNPLLRTFKYLEKNSFFYHTLLTNNGVPTFRNKLLNVMKDGMREQLNLNELNQNMNKEFLIQFWSSAAIGVIEWWIIQSMPFSAEEITEQLWILLERNQILPTIE